From one Rosa rugosa chromosome 4, drRosRugo1.1, whole genome shotgun sequence genomic stretch:
- the LOC133744604 gene encoding protein SMALL AUXIN UP-REGULATED RNA 12-like, whose product MMMSSIVKKLLFCGAKGFPSISDSDDSRVVPVPQAGHVRVYVGRDINMMCKFEIEANYLNHPLFRSLLQLSAEQEFGYSYDGALRIACDIDLFHYILHLLDTSNPSAHYMELSDLISKFYSTSATVTTLAKTA is encoded by the coding sequence ATGATGATGAGTAGCATTGTGAAGAAGCTCTTGTTCTGTGGAGCAAAGGGGTTTCCCTCCATCTCTGACTCGGACGACTCTCGTGTAGTGCCTGTGCCACAAGCCGGTCATGTCCGTGTGTACGTTGGAAGAGATATTAACATGATGTGCAAGTTTGAGATAGAAGCCAATTACTTAAACCACCCACTATTCCGGAGTCTACTCCAGCTCTCCGCAGAACAAGAGTTCGGTTATTCCTACGATGGAGCTCTAAGAATAGCGTGCGACATCGATCTCTTCCACTACATTCTTCATCTCCTCGATACCAGCAATCCCTCTGCCCATTACATGGAGCTTTCTGATCTCATTTCCAAGTTCTACAGCACTAGTGCTACTGTAACTACACTCGCTAAAACTGCCTGA
- the LOC133744606 gene encoding uncharacterized protein LOC133744606 — translation MAFTVHEHCEEVLLVLWSKGAGFPSISDSDDYRVVPVPQAGQVRVYVGRDIDMMCKFEMEANYLNHPLFQSLLDLSAEQEFGYFYNGALRIGCDVDLFHYLLGLLETSNPSAHYMELSDLISKFYS, via the exons ATGGCGTTTACTGTACATGAG CATTGTGAAGAAGTACTTCTTGTTCTGTGGAGCAAAGGGGCCGGGTTTCCCTCAATCTCAGACTCGGACGACTATCGAGTAGTGCCTGTGCCACAAGCCGGTCAAGTCCGTGTGTACGTTGGAAGAGACATTGACATGATGTGCAAGTTCGAGATGGAAGCCAATTACCTAAACCACCCACTCTTCCAGAGTCTATTGGATCTCTCCGCCGAGCAAGAGTTCGGTTATTTCTACAATGGAGCCCTACGAATAGGGTGCGACGTTGATCTCTTCCACTATCTTCTTGGTCTCCTTGAAACCAGCAATCCCTCCGCTCATTACATGGAGCTTTCCGATCTCATTTCCAAGTTCTACAGCTAG
- the LOC133706700 gene encoding long chain base biosynthesis protein 1-like isoform X2, producing MIYVRNGFLNLSFLLSQKICSMNPQCWKGPHTIVNGKEVVNFASANYLGLIGHEKLLESCTSALEKYGVGSCGPRGFYGTIDVHLDCEARIAKFLGTPDSILYSYGLSTMFSAIPAFCKKGDIIVVDEGVHWGIQNGLHLSRSTIVYFKHNDMESLRNTLEEITLKNKRAKKLRRYIVVEAVYQNSGQIAPLGEIVKLKEKYRFRVLLDESNSFGVLGKAGRGLTEFCGVLVEKIDIITAAMGHALAAEGGFCTGSARVTDHQRLSSSGYVFSASLPPYLASAAITAIDVLEENPDLITKLKKNITLLWKGLSGVMGLSLASNPESPIVFLKLQKSTSSVKGDLQLLNEIADHLLKDHSILAVASKRSTLDKCRLPVGIRLFVSAAHSESDLLKASESLKTVAESVLKNHI from the exons atgatctatgtgaggaatGGGTTCCTGAACCTCTCATTCCTCCTATCACAGAAGATATGCAGTATGAACCCCCAGTGTTGGAAAG GGCCACATACAATAGTCAATGGCAAAGAAGTAGTGAACTTTGCTTCAGCAAATTATCTTGGATTGATAGGACATGAGAAGTTGCTT GAGTCATGTACATCTGCATTGGAGAAATATGGTGTTGGTTCATGTGGTCCTCGTGGGTTCTATGGAACAATTG ATGTCCACCTTGATTGTGAGGCAAGAATAGCAAAGTTTTTGGGAACTCCTGACTCAATTCTCTATTCTTATGGTCTCTCCACCATGTTCAGTGCAATTCCAGCATTTTGCAAAAAAGGAGATATCATTGTTGT GGATGAAGGAGTCCATTGGGGAATACAAAATGGTCTTCATCTTTCTAGAAGCACAATTGTGTATTTCAAGCATAATGACATGGAATCATTAAGGAATACTCTGGAGGAAATCACTCTGAAGAATAAGCGGGCTAAGAAACTCCGGCGCTATATTGTGGTTGAAGCTGTGTACCAG aattCTGGCCAAATAGCCCCCTTGGGCGAAATTGTTAAATTGAAGGAGAAATATAGGTTTCGTGttttattagatgagagcaacTCATTTGGTGTCCTTGGAAAAGCTGGACGAGGTCTCACAGAATTTTGCGGGGTTCTG GTTGAAAAGATAGATATAATTACTGCTGCAATGGGACACGCCTTAGCCGCAGAAGGAGGATTCTGCACTGGAAGTGCTAGAGTTACTGATCACCAG CGATTGAGCAGTTCTGGGTACGTCTTTTCTGCTTCTTTGCCCCCATATCTTGCGAGTGCTGCCATTACTGCCATTGATGTTCTTGAGGAGAACCCTGATCTGATAACGAAGTTGAAGAAAAACATTACGTTACTATGGAAAG GATTGTCAGGTGTAATGGGCCTCTCATTAGCAAGCAATCCAGAATCACCTATTGTGTTTCTCAAACTACAGAAGTCAACAAGTTCTGTGAAGGGTGACCTGCAACTCCTCAACGAAATTGCTGACCAT TTGTTAAAGGATCATTCAATTCTTGCGGTGGCGTCCAAAAGGTCAACACTTGATAAATGTCGTTTGCCTGTGGGAATTAGACTGTTTGTTTCTGCTGCCCATTCCGAATCAGATCTACTGAAGGCATCAGAGTCACTGAAAACGGTTGCTGAATCAGTGCTGAAGAATCATATATGA